CGGGAGGCTCGGCGGTGGGTTCGGCGGAGGCGGTGGTCAGTACCCGGGCCTCCAGCCCCAGCAGGGCGAGTGCCTCGGTGAGCCGTCGCGCGGAGGCGGGGCTGTCCTCGAGCACGTCCACGCGGCGGCTGCCGGGGCGCAGTCCCCGGGGGAGCGGGGTGGTGCCGGTGAGGGCCTCGCGCAGCCGGGCGCGCACCTCGCGGATGTCGTCGAAGGGCTTGAGCAGGTAGTCGAGCAGTCCGAGCTCGAGCGCCTCCTGGGCCGTCACGAGCGAGGGGTAGCCCGTCATGAGGATGACGCGGGAGTGGGGATCGAGCTGGCGGGCGCGCCGCGCGAGCTCCAGGCCCGACAGGCCCGGCAGGTTCTTGTCGGTGAGGATGAGGTCCACGCGCCCGCGCTCCAGGAGCGCGAGGGCCTCCTCGGCGTGGGCCGCCTCGAGCACCTCGCACTCCCGGCCCATCAAGTCCTTGAAGACGCTGCGGATGATCTCCTCGTCGTCCACCACCAGCAGGCGGCGGCGGACCGTGGCCGGGGTGGGGGAGGGCGCGAGGGGCGCGGGTCCTGGGAGGGCGGCGGGTGTCGGCTCCGGGGGAGGGAAGCGGACACGGAAGACGGTGGTGGGGGCGGGCTGGAGCGACAGCACCGAGGGCGGGACGATCTCGAGCTGGGCGTGGTGCTCCTGCGCGATGCGGCGGCACACCGCGAGCCCGAGCCCCGTGCCGCGCTTGCTGCCCGTCACGTAGGGCTCGAAGAGGCGGGGGAGCACGGCGTCGGGAATGCCCCGGCCCCAGTCGGCCACGTACATCACCGGCGCGCGGTCCTCGAGCGTGAGCACCACCTTCACCAGCCCGCGCCCCGTCACCGCGTCGCGCGCGTTGTTGAGGAGGTTGAGGGCGAGCTGCTCCAACAGCCGGCCATTGCCGTTGACGGTGAGCTCCTCGCGGGCCTCCACCTCGAGGTGGATGCGCGCGGAATCGGGGTTGAGCGCGAAGGCGCGCGCGGCGGCCTGCACGTGCGTCACCAGCGACACGGCTTGTTGGGGCGCGGGGCGCTCGCTGGCCAGACGGGTGAAGTCGGAGATGATCTGCTCCATCCGCTCCACCTGGGCGAGCATCTGCCGCAGGGCGCCGC
Above is a window of Cystobacter fuscus DNA encoding:
- the sinK gene encoding hybrid histidine protein kinase/response regulator SinK encodes the protein MDTPAPLALLLQALEAGDLRAARAAAAELQRTRQGSTQLAAEVLHELRQPLLGVKAYTQMLTEEIGPRGALRQMLAQVERMEQIISDFTRLASERPAPQQAVSLVTHVQAAARAFALNPDSARIHLEVEAREELTVNGNGRLLEQLALNLLNNARDAVTGRGLVKVVLTLEDRAPVMYVADWGRGIPDAVLPRLFEPYVTGSKRGTGLGLAVCRRIAQEHHAQLEIVPPSVLSLQPAPTTVFRVRFPPPEPTPAALPGPAPLAPSPTPATVRRRLLVVDDEEIIRSVFKDLMGRECEVLEAAHAEEALALLERGRVDLILTDKNLPGLSGLELARRARQLDPHSRVILMTGYPSLVTAQEALELGLLDYLLKPFDDIREVRARLREALTGTTPLPRGLRPGSRRVDVLEDSPASARRLTEALALLGLEARVLTTASAEPTAEPPAAVVVSWDFAAAHGRQALALARQLGQGAPFVVLAEYLSQETMLESLRAGASGCLPRELETPELSRELSRLLHVA